One genomic segment of Erythrolamprus reginae isolate rEryReg1 chromosome 2, rEryReg1.hap1, whole genome shotgun sequence includes these proteins:
- the LOC139163115 gene encoding zinc finger protein 84-like isoform X1, giving the protein MKRRPPTAHFLALGSVIQNKIHMGDKPYECLDCGKTFNSNSHLVMHQNIHTGEKLYECSDCGKCFSNNSTLVKHQRTHTGEKPYECPDCGKSFSQNFNLMIHQRTHRGEKPYECSDCGKRFSQISTLVNHQRTHTGEKPYECPDCGKSFSQISSLVTHQRTHTGEKLYECSDCGKSFNDNSSLVKHKRTHTGEKPYECPDCGKSFSQNSSLVTHQRTHTGEKLYECPECGKSFSENSSLVKHKRTHTGEKPCECPDCGKCFSQSSSLVTHQRTHTVEKPYECPDCGKSFSQNYHLMIHQRTHTGEKPYECPDCGKSFSQNYNLMIHQRTHTGEKPYECPDCGKCFSQSSNLMTHQKTHTGEKPYECPDCGKSFSLNNHLMRHQRTHTGEKPYECPDCGKGFSHNSNLMRHQRSHTREKPYECPDCGKGFSQNNNLIIHQRTHTGEKPYECSDCGKGFSQNSTLVIHQKTHTGEKPYECPDCGKSFSRNNDLKRHQRSHTREKPYEQ; this is encoded by the coding sequence ATGAAGCGAAGGCCACCCACTGCCCATTTCCTAGCTTTAGGAAGTGtgatacaaaataaaattcacaTGGGGgacaaaccatatgagtgtctagATTGTGGGAAAACTTTTAATAGCAATTCTCACCTGGTAATGCACCAGAatattcacacaggggagaaactgtACGAATGTtcagactgtgggaaatgttttagtaatAATTCCACTCTGgtgaaacatcagaggactcacacaggagagaaaccctatgagtgtccggattgtgggaaaagcttcagtcAAAATTTCAACCTGATGATACATCAGCGGACTCACagaggagagaaaccgtatgaatGTTcagactgtgggaaacgttttagtcaaATTTCCACTCTGGTGaatcatcagaggactcacacaggagagaaaccgtatgagtgtccggattgtgggaaaagcttcagtcAGATTTCCAGTCTGGTgacacatcagaggactcacacaggggagaaactgtATGAGTGttcagactgtgggaaaagtttcaatgATAATTCCAGTCTGGTTAAAcataagaggactcacacaggagagaaaccgtatgagtgtccagactgtgggaaaagtttcagtcaaaattccagtctggtgacacatcagaggactcacacaggggagaaactgtATGAATGTCCagagtgtgggaaaagcttcagtgAGAATTCCAGTCTGGTTAAAcataagaggactcacacaggagagaaaccatgtgagtgtccagactgtgggaaatgttttagtcaaaGTTCCAGTTTGGTgacacatcagaggactcacacagtagagaaaccatatgaatgtccagattgtgggaaaagtttcagtcaaaatTACCACCTGAtgattcatcagaggactcacacaggagagaaaccatatgagtgtccggattgtgggaaaagcttcagtcAAAATTACAACCTGAtgatacatcagaggactcacacaggagagaaaccatatgagtgtccagactgtgggaaatgttttagccaAAGTTCCAATCTGATGACACATcagaagactcacacaggagagaaaccatatgagtgtccagattgtgggaaaagtttcagtctaaATAACCACCTGATgagacatcagaggactcacacaggagagaaaccatatgagtgtccagactgtgggaaaggttttagtcacaaTTCCAACCTGATGAGACACCAGAGGagtcacacaagagagaaaccgtatgagtgtccagactgtgggaaaggttttagtcaaaaTAACAACCTTATaatacatcagaggactcacacaggagagaaaccgtatgagtgttcagactgtgggaaaggttttagtcaaaaTTCCACTCTCGTGATACATcagaagactcacacaggagagaaaccgtatgagtgtccggattgtgggaaaagcttcagtcGAAATAACGACCTGAAGAGACACCAGAGGagtcacacaagagagaaaccatatgagcagtga
- the LOC139163130 gene encoding zinc finger protein 345-like, translated as MSVPIVENYELVLHQETHTGEKYECPHCGKGFCSNSNLKKHQRTHTGEKPCDCPDCGKGFRQNSKLVLHQRDHIREKLYECPDYGKCFSQNSNLVTQQMTHPGQKPYDCPDCGKSFSQDYKLVLHQRGHTMEKPYECPDCGKGFSQNYELTRHQRTHTGEKPYECPDCGKSFSHNSSLVTHQRIHTGEKPYECPDCGKCFSQNYSLVTHQRTHTGEKPYECPDCGKSFSENSNLVKHQRIHIGEKLYECSDCGKSFIDNSNLTRHQRTHTGEKLYECPECGKSFSENSDLTRHQRTHTGEKPYECPDCGKSFTQNSSLVKHQTTHTGEKPYECPDCGKSFSKNSNLTRHQRRHTGEKPYECPHCGKCFSSNSYLKKHQMTHTGEEPYYVINLI; from the coding sequence ATGAGTGTTCCTATTGTGGAAAATTATGAGCTGGTATTACATCAGGAGACTCATACAGGGGAGAAATATGAGTGTCCACATTGTGGAAAAGGTTTTTGTTCCAATAGCAACCTGaaaaaacaccagaggactcacacggggGAGAAACCTTGTGattgtccagattgtgggaaaggtttcagacAGAATTCTAAACTTGTGCTACACCAGAGGGATCATATAAGGGAGAAActgtatgagtgtccagattatgggaaatgttttagtcaaaATTCCAATCTGGTGACACAACAGATGACTCACCCAGGGCAGAAACCATATGATTGTCcggattgtggaaaaagtttcagtcaggaTTATAAACTTGTACTACACCAGAGGGGTCACACAATGGAGAAACcttatgagtgtccagattgtgggaaaggttttagtcaaaaTTACGAGCTGACGagacatcagagaactcacacaggagagaaaccgtatgagtgtccagattgtgggaaaagcttcagtcacaattccagtctggtgacacatcagaggattcatacaggagagaaaccctatgaatgtccagactgtgggaaatgttttagtcagaattATAGTCTGGTGACacatcagaggactcatacaggagagaaaccgtatgagtgtccagactgtggaaaaagtttcagtgagAATTCCAATCTGGTGAAACATCAGAGGATTCACATAGGGGAGAAACTGTATGAGTGttcagactgtgggaaaagtttcattgACAATTCCAACCTGactagacaccagaggactcacacaggggagaaactgtatgagtgtccagagtgtgggaaaagcttcagtgAGAATTCCGACCTGAcaagacatcagaggactcacacaggagagaaaccatatgagtgtccagactgtgggaaaagtttcactcagaattccagtctggtgaaACATCAgacgactcacacaggagagaaaccatatgagtgtccagactgtgggaaaagtttcagtaagAATTCCAACCTGACGAGACACCAGAGGagacacacaggagagaaaccatatgagtgtccacattgtggaaaatgttttagtTCAAATAGCTACCTGAAGAAACATCAGATGACTCACACAGGTGAGGAGCCATATTatgtaataaatctaatctaa
- the LOC139163131 gene encoding zinc finger and SCAN domain-containing protein 2-like, giving the protein MGEKQYECLDCGKTFSQNSHLIIHQKIHTGEKPYECPDCGKSFSHNSNLMKHQTTHTGEKPYECPDCGKSFSQNSNLVSHQRTHTGERPYECSECGKSFSQNSHLEAHKKTHTYECPYCGKGFSKNSSLTRHHRTHTGKKPYECLDCGKSFSENSSLVTHQRSHTGEIPYDSPEFGKSFSQNYNLVLHQRAHTRKKPYDCTDCGKTFSWNSKLVVHQRTHTGEKPYECPDCGKSFSQNSSLVTHQRTHTGEKPYECPHCGKGFSSNSKLKKHQMTHTGEKPYDCPDCGKSFSQNSNLVKHQRTHTGEKPYDCPDCGKSFSQNYNLVLHQRTHKGAKPYDYTDCGKTFSCICTCATPEDSHNRETI; this is encoded by the coding sequence ATGGGGGAGAAACAATATGAGTGTCTAGATTGTGGGAAaactttcagtcagaattctcacCTGATAATACACCAGAagattcacacaggggagaaaccgtacgaatgtcctgattgtgggaaaagcttcagtcacaattccaaccTGATGAAACATCAGAcgactcacacaggggagaaaccgtatgaatgtccagattgtgggaaaagtttcagtcagaattctaaCCTGGTAAGCCATCAGAGAacacacacaggagaaagaccatATGAGTGTtcagagtgtgggaaaagtttcagtcagaattcccacctagAGGCGCATAAGAAGACTCACACATATGAGTGTCcatattgtgggaaaggttttagtaaaAATTCCAGCCTGACGAGACATCACAGGACTCACACAGGAaagaaaccgtatgagtgtctaGACTGTGGGAAGAGTTTCAGTGAGAATTCCagtctggtgacacaccagaggagtCACACAGGAGAGATACCCTATGATTCTCCTGAatttgggaaaagtttcagtcagaattataACCTTGTGCTACACCAGAGGGCTCACACAAGGAAGAAACCTTATGATTGTACAGATTGTGGGAAAACTTTCagttggaattctaaacttgtggtacaccagaggactcacacaggagagaaaccgtatgagtgtccagactgtgggaaaagtttcagtcagaattccagtctagtgacacaccagaggactcacacaggagagaaaccatatgagtgtccacaTTGTGGAAAAGGTTTTAGTTCGAATAGCAAACTGAAAAAACACCAGATGACTCACACAGGTGAGAAACCGTATGAttgtccggattgtgggaaaagtttcagtcaaaattccaaccttgtgaaacaccagaggactcacacaggggagaaaccatatgattgtccagattgtgggaaaagttttagtcagaattatAACCTTGTgctacaccagagaactcacaaaGGGGCGAAACCTTATGATTATACGGATTGTGGGAAAACTTTCAGTTGTATTTGTACTTGtgctacaccagaggactcacacaatagagaaaccatatga